Below is a window of Pseudomonas eucalypticola DNA.
GCCGTGGGCAAAACCCGCTGGGGCATGCTCGCCCTGGTGTTCTTCGCCACCACCCTGAATTACATCGACCGTGCCGCCCTGGGCGTCATGCAGCCTATCCTGGCCAAGGAAATGAGCTGGACGGCGATGGACTACGCCAACATCAACTTCTGGTTCCAGGTGGGCTACGCCATCGGCTACGTGCTGCAAGGCCGGCTGATCGACAAGGTGGGTGTCAAACGCGTGTTCTTCTGCGCGGTACTGCTCTGGAGCGTGGCCACCGGGCTGCACGGGCTGGCCACCTCCGCCGTGGGCTTCATGGTGTGCCGCTTCATTCTGGGCATGACCGAGGCAGCCAACTACCCCGCCTGCGTGAAGACCACGCGCCTGTGGTTCCCGGCTGGCGAGCGCGCGGTGTCCACCGGTATTTTCAACGCCGGCACCAACGTCGGCGCGATGATCACTCCGGTGATGCTGCCATTGATCCTCGCCGTGTGGGGCTGGCAGGCGGCGTTCATTTGCATGGCGTGCCTGGGCCTGACCTGGAGCGTGTTCTGGGCCCTCAAGTACTACAACCCCGAAGACCACCCACGGGTCAAGCAGAGCGAACTGGATTACATCCAGGCCGAACCCGAGCCTGAGCAAAAGGCCGTGCCGTTCCACCGCATTCTGCGCATGCGTGGCACCTGGGCCTATGCCTTGGCCAATGCGAT
It encodes the following:
- a CDS encoding MFS transporter; the encoded protein is MHAVNALAPRHASMGEKIRGALAVGKTRWGMLALVFFATTLNYIDRAALGVMQPILAKEMSWTAMDYANINFWFQVGYAIGYVLQGRLIDKVGVKRVFFCAVLLWSVATGLHGLATSAVGFMVCRFILGMTEAANYPACVKTTRLWFPAGERAVSTGIFNAGTNVGAMITPVMLPLILAVWGWQAAFICMACLGLTWSVFWALKYYNPEDHPRVKQSELDYIQAEPEPEQKAVPFHRILRMRGTWAYALANAMTAPVFWFYLYWLPPFLNQQYQLGINVTQMGIPLIIIYLSADFGSVGGGILSSFLIGRGVSPVKARLTSMLLFALCIVAVIGAAGASNLWVAVLAISLAIAAHQAWTANIWAVVMDYTPKPMMSTVFGFGGMCAAVGGMFMTQIVGYILTVTHNNYHVLFMIIPGMYFIALTWLYLMAPRKVPVVD